The following are encoded together in the Panicum virgatum strain AP13 chromosome 6K, P.virgatum_v5, whole genome shotgun sequence genome:
- the LOC120712174 gene encoding rubredoxin-like yields MALACTARLIHRGMVSNNPRTPPPPHLHLHTHWPMAITMASSSHHFALHSVDVSKDDKPLETPPPPPTAEGAQQDAAAPLQPEDDGPKLDPQRFEEKFAVLNTGIHECRSCGYRYDQAAGDPSYPVPPGLPFAQLPDDWRCPTCGAAQSFFESKSVEIAGFAQNQQFGLGGNSLTSGQKGLLIYGSLLLGFLFFISGYFLQ; encoded by the coding sequence ATGGCGTTAGCCTGCACAGCCAGGCTAATCCACCGTGGCATGGTGTCCAACAATCCAAgaacgccaccaccaccgcactTGCACCTCCACACCCATTGGCCCATGGCCATCACGATGGCATCGTCGTCCCATCACTTCGCGCTCCACTCCGTCGACGTCTCTAAGGACGACAAACCGCtggagacgccgccgccgccgccgactgcaGAGGGCGCTCAGCaagacgcggcggcgccgttgcAGCCGGAGGACGACGGCCCGAAGCTTGACCCGCAGCGGTTTGAGGAGAAGTTCGCGGTGCTCAACACGGGGATCCACGAGTGCCGGTCGTGCGGGTACCGATACGACCAGGCGGCGGGGGACCCGTCGTACCCGGTGCCGCCGGGCCTGCCGTTCGCGCAGCTGCCCGACGACTGGCGGTGCCCCACGTGCGGCGCCGCACAGTCCTTCTTCGAGAGCAAGAGCGTCGAGATCGCCGGGTTCGCGCAGAACCAGCAGTTCGGGCTCGGCGGCAACTCCCTCACCTCGGGACAGAAGGGGCTGCTTATCTACGGCAGCCTCCTCCTcggcttcctcttcttcatctcCGGCTACTTCTTGCAATGA